The Proteus vulgaris genome has a segment encoding these proteins:
- the yebC gene encoding Probable transcriptional regulatory protein YebC: MAGHSKWANTKHRKAAQDAKRGKIFTKIIRELVTAARLGGGDPATNPRLRAAVDKALSNNMTRDTLNRAIARGAGNDENDNMETIIYEGYGPGGTAVMVECLSDNRNRTVSDVRHAFTKTGGNLGTDGSVSYLFTKKGVISYAPGVDEDAVMEAALEAGADDVETYDDGAIDVYTTPESFGEVKDAMDAAGFVAEAAEVSMIPSTKAELDIETAPKLMRLIDMLEDSDDVQEVYHNGDISDEVAKQLEDIL; encoded by the coding sequence ATGGCAGGTCATAGTAAATGGGCCAATACAAAACACCGTAAAGCAGCGCAAGATGCGAAACGCGGTAAAATTTTCACTAAAATCATCCGTGAATTAGTTACAGCAGCACGTTTAGGTGGTGGTGATCCTGCAACTAACCCGCGCTTACGTGCGGCAGTTGATAAAGCATTATCAAACAACATGACTCGTGACACATTAAACCGTGCAATTGCACGCGGTGCGGGAAATGATGAAAATGATAATATGGAAACTATCATCTATGAAGGTTACGGCCCGGGTGGTACTGCTGTCATGGTTGAGTGTTTAAGTGATAATCGTAATCGTACTGTTTCCGATGTTCGCCATGCATTTACCAAAACAGGTGGTAACTTAGGAACCGATGGTTCTGTATCTTATCTATTTACCAAAAAAGGGGTGATTTCTTATGCTCCTGGTGTCGATGAAGATGCTGTTATGGAAGCTGCATTAGAAGCAGGCGCTGATGATGTTGAAACTTATGATGATGGTGCTATTGATGTTTACACAACACCAGAATCTTTTGGTGAAGTGAAAGATGCAATGGATGCGGCTGGTTTCGTTGCTGAAGCTGCCGAAGTGTCCATGATCCCATCGACAAAAGCAGAATTAGATATTGAAACTGCACCAAAATTAATGCGTCTTATCGATATGTTAGAAGACAGTGATGACGTGCAAGAAGTGTATCACAACGGTGATATCTCTGATGAAGTTGCAAAACAACTAGAAGATATCCTGTAA
- the ruvC gene encoding Holliday junction resolvase, whose amino-acid sequence MAIILGIDPGSRVTGYGVIRQQGRQLIYLGSGCIRTQVPDLPNRLKRIYAGVSEIITQFSPDVFAVEQVFMAKNADSALKLGQARGVAILAAVNNDLPVFEYAARQVKQTVVGTGAAEKSQVQHMVRSILKLSAAPQSDAADALAIAITHCHFNQNLLRVGDPRLVLTRGRLR is encoded by the coding sequence ATGGCTATCATTTTAGGTATAGACCCAGGATCTCGTGTTACAGGTTACGGTGTAATTCGACAGCAAGGGCGCCAACTTATTTACTTGGGAAGTGGTTGTATCCGTACACAAGTTCCCGACCTTCCTAATCGACTTAAGCGTATTTATGCTGGTGTTAGCGAAATTATCACACAATTTTCGCCGGATGTGTTTGCCGTTGAGCAAGTGTTTATGGCAAAAAATGCCGATTCAGCATTAAAACTGGGGCAAGCGCGAGGTGTTGCGATACTTGCTGCAGTCAATAACGATCTTCCTGTTTTTGAATATGCTGCTCGCCAAGTCAAACAAACAGTTGTAGGGACGGGGGCTGCTGAAAAAAGCCAAGTACAACATATGGTGCGATCAATATTAAAATTATCAGCTGCACCTCAATCGGATGCCGCCGATGCGTTGGCGATTGCTATCACTCATTGCCACTTTAACCAAAATTTATTACGAGTGGGTGATCCTCGTCTGGTTTTAACGAGAGGGCGGTTAAGATAA
- the ruvA gene encoding Holliday junction DNA helicase RuvA: MIGRIRGIILEKQPPVVLIEAGNGVGYEINMPMTCFYELPDIGQEAIIYTQFIVREDAQLLYGFNQKQERALFRELIKVNGVGPKLALAILSGMSARQFVTAIENESITSLVKLPGVGKKTAERLVVEMKDRFKGLNGDLFENSEIELPESASPKVPKAADIEAEASAALIALGYKPQEAAKMISKVAKLGTDSETLIKEALRAAI; this comes from the coding sequence GTGATAGGTCGTATCAGAGGAATTATTCTTGAAAAACAGCCACCAGTGGTGCTGATCGAAGCAGGTAATGGTGTTGGGTATGAAATCAATATGCCAATGACCTGTTTTTATGAATTGCCTGATATTGGCCAAGAAGCCATTATCTACACGCAATTTATTGTACGTGAAGATGCACAATTACTTTATGGTTTTAACCAAAAACAAGAACGCGCACTTTTTCGTGAATTAATTAAAGTGAATGGTGTCGGACCTAAACTTGCGCTAGCCATTTTATCAGGTATGTCTGCTCGCCAATTTGTAACTGCGATTGAAAATGAATCTATCACTTCATTAGTGAAATTACCTGGTGTGGGTAAGAAAACAGCAGAACGCTTAGTGGTTGAAATGAAAGACCGCTTCAAAGGCCTTAATGGTGATTTATTCGAAAATAGTGAGATTGAATTACCAGAAAGTGCTTCACCTAAAGTACCAAAAGCGGCTGATATTGAAGCTGAAGCTTCCGCTGCATTAATCGCATTAGGCTATAAACCACAAGAAGCAGCAAAAATGATCAGCAAAGTAGCAAAACTGGGTACAGATAGTGAAACGCTTATTAAAGAAGCATTGCGTGCGGCTATTTAG
- the ruvB gene encoding Holliday junction DNA helicase RuvB: MIEADRLISAEIQQPEEEIIDRAIRPKSLAEYVGQPQVREQMEIFIQAAKLRQDALDHLLIFGPPGLGKTTLANIIANEMGVNLRTTSGPVLEKAGDLAAMLTNLEPHDVLFIDEIHRLSPVVEEILYPAMEDYQLDIMIGEGPAARSIKIDLPPFTLVGATTRAGSLTSPLRDRFGIVQRLEFYNVDDLQHIVSRSASFMGLEMTDEGARQIAMRSRGTPRITNRLLRRVRDFAQVKGNGAIDEDTASKALDMLNVDAAGFDYLDRKLLFAIIDKFMGGPVGLDNLAAAIGEERETIEDVLEPYLIQQGFIQRTPRGRVATNHAYRHFNRIVEEP, encoded by the coding sequence GTGATTGAAGCAGATCGCCTGATTTCAGCAGAAATTCAACAACCTGAAGAAGAAATAATAGATAGGGCGATTCGCCCTAAATCTCTTGCCGAATATGTTGGGCAACCACAAGTTCGTGAACAAATGGAGATTTTTATTCAGGCAGCTAAATTACGTCAGGATGCGCTCGATCATTTACTTATCTTTGGCCCGCCTGGATTGGGTAAAACCACATTAGCAAATATCATTGCAAATGAAATGGGGGTTAATTTACGTACGACATCAGGCCCTGTACTTGAAAAAGCGGGTGATTTAGCCGCGATGCTTACTAACCTTGAGCCTCATGATGTATTGTTTATTGATGAAATCCATCGCCTTTCTCCCGTGGTTGAAGAAATTCTTTATCCTGCAATGGAAGATTATCAGCTTGATATTATGATTGGTGAAGGGCCAGCAGCTCGCTCAATTAAAATAGATCTACCACCATTCACCTTAGTGGGCGCCACCACAAGGGCTGGCTCTTTAACATCCCCTTTGCGTGATCGCTTTGGTATTGTGCAACGTCTTGAGTTTTACAATGTTGATGATCTCCAACATATTGTCTCTCGTAGTGCCAGTTTTATGGGATTAGAGATGACAGATGAAGGTGCACGTCAAATTGCTATGCGTTCACGAGGCACTCCACGTATTACTAACCGATTATTACGACGTGTACGAGACTTTGCACAGGTAAAAGGTAACGGTGCCATTGATGAGGATACCGCCTCTAAAGCACTGGACATGCTAAATGTGGATGCGGCCGGTTTTGACTATTTAGACCGTAAATTACTTTTCGCTATTATTGATAAATTTATGGGGGGACCTGTGGGTTTAGATAACCTAGCGGCCGCCATTGGTGAAGAGCGGGAAACCATAGAAGATGTGTTAGAGCCTTATTTAATCCAACAAGGATTTATTCAGCGTACACCACGAGGTCGTGTTGCCACTAATCATGCCTATCGTCATTTTAATCGTATTGTAGAAGAACCTTAA
- a CDS encoding RNase III inhibitor, which produces MIELTRGNLLHANTEAIVNAVNCVGVMGRGIALQFKKAWPDNFNAYALACKNKELTPGVMFIYEIQKAANPRFIINFPTKRHWRNTSCIEDIEAGLITLVNEIKQRNIKSIAIPPLGAGLGGLEWSVVYEKIKNAMEPLTDVHVLIYGPIGETELSEKE; this is translated from the coding sequence ATGATAGAACTCACCCGAGGCAACCTCTTACATGCAAATACTGAGGCAATTGTAAATGCTGTTAATTGTGTTGGTGTAATGGGACGTGGTATTGCCTTACAATTTAAAAAAGCATGGCCAGATAATTTTAACGCCTATGCTTTAGCATGCAAAAACAAAGAACTTACACCGGGTGTAATGTTTATTTATGAGATACAAAAGGCAGCTAATCCTCGTTTTATTATCAATTTTCCAACCAAACGACACTGGCGGAATACCAGTTGTATTGAAGATATTGAAGCAGGGTTAATTACACTGGTTAATGAAATCAAACAGCGCAATATTAAATCTATTGCTATTCCACCATTAGGGGCGGGATTAGGTGGCTTAGAGTGGTCTGTTGTATATGAAAAAATCAAAAATGCAATGGAACCCTTAACGGATGTTCATGTGCTAATTTATGGTCCTATAGGCGAAACAGAATTAAGTGAAAAAGAGTGA
- the znuB gene encoding high-affinity zinc transporter membrane component, whose protein sequence is MIELLLPGWIAGMLLAMAAGPLGSFVVWRRMSYFGDTLAHASLLGVAFGLLFNIEPFYAVIAVTLILAILLVWLELKPQLSVDTLLGIMAHSALSLGLVVVSLMSNVRVDLMAYLFGDLLSVNYQDVISIFIGVVIVLFVIIRSWRPLLSMTINQDMAFVDGVNIQRERLKLMMITALTIGLAMKFVGALIITSLLIIPAATARRFARSPEQMAVIAIIVGMLAITGGLTFSAFYDTPAGPSVVLVASCLFILSLFVPAKQ, encoded by the coding sequence ATGATTGAGTTGCTGTTGCCGGGCTGGATTGCCGGTATGCTCTTAGCAATGGCGGCGGGCCCTTTAGGCTCTTTTGTCGTTTGGCGTCGCATGTCTTATTTCGGAGATACGTTAGCACACGCCTCATTACTTGGTGTTGCTTTTGGTTTGTTATTTAATATCGAACCATTCTATGCGGTGATTGCTGTTACGTTAATTTTAGCTATTTTATTAGTGTGGTTAGAACTAAAACCACAGCTTTCCGTCGATACTCTTTTAGGGATCATGGCACACAGTGCGCTTTCTTTGGGACTTGTCGTTGTCAGTTTAATGTCCAATGTCCGTGTTGATTTAATGGCATATCTGTTTGGTGACTTGCTCTCTGTAAACTATCAAGATGTCATCAGTATTTTTATTGGCGTTGTGATTGTCTTGTTTGTGATCATTCGTTCATGGCGCCCTCTACTTTCCATGACCATTAATCAAGATATGGCCTTTGTCGATGGTGTAAATATTCAACGTGAACGTTTGAAACTGATGATGATCACTGCGCTAACCATTGGTTTAGCCATGAAGTTTGTTGGAGCATTAATTATCACCTCACTGCTGATTATCCCTGCAGCAACGGCACGGCGTTTTGCTCGCTCACCAGAACAGATGGCCGTGATTGCAATCATCGTTGGTATGTTAGCAATTACAGGCGGTTTAACCTTCTCTGCGTTTTATGACACCCCCGCAGGCCCTTCAGTGGTATTAGTAGCAAGCTGTTTATTTATTTTGAGTTTGTTCGTACCTGCTAAACAGTAA
- the znuC gene encoding high-affinity zinc transporter ATPase has translation MSDLICLKSVSVSFGEREILKDISFDLKAGRILTLLGPNGAGKSTVIRLVLGLLNPTSGKVERHNTLRIGYVPQKLYLDPTMPLTVKRFMTLKPGVRDKDILPALERVNAAKLINQPMQKLSGGESQRVLLARALLNQPQLLVLDEPTQGVDVNGQLALYDLINQLRNELGCAILMVSHDLHLVMAKTDEVLCLNGHICCSGTPDVVSSHPEFIAMFGSRGAEQLGIYRHHHQHNKECRHD, from the coding sequence ATGTCTGACTTGATTTGTTTAAAATCGGTTTCTGTTTCTTTTGGTGAAAGAGAAATTTTAAAAGATATCTCTTTTGATTTAAAAGCAGGCCGTATTCTTACTTTACTTGGCCCTAATGGTGCGGGTAAATCCACGGTTATCCGTTTAGTTCTTGGGTTATTAAATCCAACATCAGGAAAAGTAGAACGCCATAATACGTTACGTATTGGCTATGTTCCTCAAAAGCTTTATCTCGATCCTACCATGCCATTAACTGTTAAGCGCTTTATGACGCTAAAACCCGGTGTACGAGATAAAGATATTCTCCCTGCCCTAGAGCGTGTTAATGCGGCTAAATTAATCAATCAGCCAATGCAAAAACTGTCTGGTGGTGAATCTCAGCGCGTGTTATTAGCAAGAGCCTTACTTAATCAACCTCAACTTTTAGTCTTAGATGAACCAACCCAAGGTGTTGATGTTAATGGTCAACTCGCTCTTTATGATTTAATTAATCAACTTCGTAATGAATTAGGTTGCGCCATTTTAATGGTTTCTCATGATCTTCATTTGGTAATGGCAAAAACAGACGAAGTGCTCTGTTTAAATGGTCATATTTGCTGTTCAGGCACACCGGATGTCGTTTCTTCTCACCCAGAATTTATTGCCATGTTTGGTAGTCGTGGGGCGGAACAACTTGGTATTTATCGCCATCATCATCAACACAATAAGGAGTGTCGTCATGATTGA
- the znuA gene encoding high-affinity zinc transporter periplasmic component yields the protein MLHKNNKFAHRFLLKSFLATAMISSFSASVQADVVVSIRPIGFIAAAIADGVTPTEVLLPDGASPHDYALKPSDLKKITSADLMVWVGPDMEVFLDRPLNRLTDNHKLALAETDEIKSLLLKDDDDNVHKHEENHEHHSHGDYNMHIWLSPEIALSSAKQIHERLIALYPDKKELLDVNLGKFSEQLKQTDKNLVNILSPVKSKGYFVFHDAYGYFEKHYNLKPLGHFTINPEIQPGAQKLHQIRTQLVEQKATCIFAEPQFRPTVIETVAKGTGVKMGVLDPLGSGISLTQESYVKFLTQLANQYASCLNETQ from the coding sequence ATGTTACATAAAAACAACAAATTTGCGCATCGTTTTTTATTGAAATCATTTTTAGCGACAGCGATGATAAGCTCATTCAGCGCTTCTGTTCAGGCTGATGTGGTGGTTTCAATTCGGCCTATCGGGTTTATTGCCGCTGCTATCGCTGATGGAGTGACACCAACGGAAGTTTTATTGCCGGATGGGGCATCTCCACATGATTATGCGTTAAAACCGTCTGATTTGAAAAAAATCACTTCAGCAGACCTAATGGTATGGGTTGGGCCTGATATGGAAGTGTTTTTAGATAGGCCATTAAACAGACTTACAGACAATCATAAGTTGGCTTTAGCGGAAACTGACGAAATAAAGTCGCTTTTATTGAAAGATGATGATGACAATGTGCATAAACATGAGGAAAATCACGAACATCATTCTCACGGTGATTATAATATGCACATCTGGTTATCACCAGAAATTGCGTTGTCGTCTGCAAAACAGATCCATGAAAGGTTAATTGCGCTTTATCCAGATAAAAAAGAACTTCTGGACGTAAACCTAGGTAAATTCAGCGAACAACTCAAGCAAACTGATAAAAATCTTGTTAATATTCTGTCGCCTGTGAAAAGTAAGGGTTATTTTGTCTTTCATGATGCTTATGGCTACTTCGAAAAACATTATAATTTAAAGCCGTTAGGTCATTTTACTATCAACCCTGAAATACAGCCAGGCGCGCAGAAATTACATCAAATACGAACACAGTTGGTTGAGCAAAAAGCAACTTGCATTTTTGCTGAGCCGCAATTCAGGCCGACAGTAATAGAAACAGTGGCAAAAGGCACTGGGGTTAAAATGGGTGTATTAGACCCCCTAGGAAGTGGGATTTCTCTGACTCAAGAGAGCTATGTAAAATTCCTTACCCAACTAGCTAACCAATATGCGAGCTGCCTGAATGAAACACAATAA